The genomic segment TCATCAGCGGAATCACCAGCATTGTCGCCAGACGCGTCCGCCGCTCCTCCAGAATCCGCGTCGCCAGAATCGCCGGTACCGAACAGCCGAACCCAATCAGCATCGGAATAAAACTCTTGCCGTGCAGCCCGATTCGATGCATCAGCCGGTCCATAATAAACGCCGCCCGCGCCATATAGCCGCTGTCCTCCAGAAACGCAATCCCCAGAAACAGCAGCAGAATATTCGGCAGAAACACCACCACGCCGCCCACCCCCGCAATCACCCCGTCGATCAGAAGAGATTTGATTTCTTCGGAAACCCCCTCCGGCCAAAACCGCCCGACCATCCGGGCCAGAAATGTAAAGCCGTCCTCCAGCCAGCCCTGCGGCCAGGCGCCAACCTGAAACGTCAGGTAAAAAACAAGGTACATCAGAACGGCAAAAATCGGCAGCCCTGCATACCGATGCGTCAGAACCGCATCCATCCGGTCGCTGAAATCCCGCCGCTTCAGAACCGTCTGGCGGACCGTTTCCTGACAGGCCCCGGAGATAAACCCATATCGGCGTTCCGCAATCAGCACCTCCGGCGACTCCCCGAAAACCGCCGCCAGATGTCGGCGGATTTCATACAGCACATCAGACACTCGGGGCGACCGAATCTGGTCCTGAATCTCCGAATCCCCTTCGAGCAGCTTCAAAGCCGTCCAGCGCCGCCCGTAAGACCGGATAAGAGGATGATTTTCCTCAAGCACAGATTCAATCTTTCCAATCGCCTCCTCCAGTTCCGGACCGTAGCGAATCTCCGCGGGCACCGGACGCACCTGTTCGGCACAGCGCAAAATCGTCTTCTTGAGCTCGTCGATTCCCTCCCCTTTCGTCGCCGTCAGCGGCACAATCGGAGCCCCCAACAGAACACTCAGCTGCTCCAAATCAAACTCCAGCCCCCGCTGCCGCGCCACATCGCTCATATTAAACGCCAGCACCAGCGGCACCTTCATCTCCATCAGCTGCACCGCCAGATACAAATGCCGCTCCAGATTGGAGGCATCCACCACGTCCACCACCACATCCGGCTTCTCCTGAAGCAGGAAACGGCGGGCCACCAGCTCCTCCATCGAGTAGGCCGTCAGACTGTACACACCGGGCAAATCCACAATCCGCAGCGTCCGCCCATCGGCCCGGCAGATACCCTCTTTCTTTTCCACCGTCACGCCCGGATAGTTTCCGGTATGCTGACGCGTGCCCGTCAGGGCGTTGAATACCGTCGTCTTTCCGCTGTTCGGATTGCCCGCCAGCGCCACCAGCCATTCCGTCTTTTTTTCGAATGTGTCCATCGTTCGCTCTACAAAGGTGCTACTTGGAGTTTTTCCGACATCCCCCGCCCCAGCACAATCTTGGTATTCTTCACCTGCACAATAATCTGCCCGCGAAAATCGTTCCGCAGCACCTCCAGCGGAACATTCGGCACCAGCCCCATCCCGGCCAGCCGCAGCGTCAGCCCGTGTCCGCCCGCAATCCGAACCAGCCGGACCGTCTGTCCGGCCGGCACCTGGGAGAGAAACCGCACCGATTTATCCGCCGGAGATTCCATAGACGATTCCATTTATTGTTCCTCTGCTTTCTGGGTTTTCTGTTTCTGCTCCTGAAGACGAAACTTTCTGAACTCCGCCGTCCAGTCTTTTCCCTCAAACGAACAGCGGTTC from the Anaerohalosphaeraceae bacterium genome contains:
- a CDS encoding FeoA family protein gives rise to the protein MESSMESPADKSVRFLSQVPAGQTVRLVRIAGGHGLTLRLAGMGLVPNVPLEVLRNDFRGQIIVQVKNTKIVLGRGMSEKLQVAPL
- the feoB gene encoding ferrous iron transport protein B gives rise to the protein MDTFEKKTEWLVALAGNPNSGKTTVFNALTGTRQHTGNYPGVTVEKKEGICRADGRTLRIVDLPGVYSLTAYSMEELVARRFLLQEKPDVVVDVVDASNLERHLYLAVQLMEMKVPLVLAFNMSDVARQRGLEFDLEQLSVLLGAPIVPLTATKGEGIDELKKTILRCAEQVRPVPAEIRYGPELEEAIGKIESVLEENHPLIRSYGRRWTALKLLEGDSEIQDQIRSPRVSDVLYEIRRHLAAVFGESPEVLIAERRYGFISGACQETVRQTVLKRRDFSDRMDAVLTHRYAGLPIFAVLMYLVFYLTFQVGAWPQGWLEDGFTFLARMVGRFWPEGVSEEIKSLLIDGVIAGVGGVVVFLPNILLLFLGIAFLEDSGYMARAAFIMDRLMHRIGLHGKSFIPMLIGFGCSVPAILATRILEERRTRLATMLVIPLMSCGARITIYGLLIPVFFPPALRGPMMWLIYLIGIVLAIVCVRLLRRTLLKGESVPFVMELPPYRLPTLRGLLLHMWDRGWLYLRKAGTVILALSIVMWAATRYPRPPQELLTAEEAQTERVELEYSLAGRIGKWMEPAIRPLGFDWKIGTAMIGAAMAKEVFVSQLSIVYSLGGEEDLERLREHIREDYSTLQGFCVMLFCLISTPCIATVAVTRRESGTWKWALFQFAGLTGLAYLITLLVYQTGRVILMLV